The Gossypium arboreum isolate Shixiya-1 chromosome 6, ASM2569848v2, whole genome shotgun sequence DNA window ttcgaaacaaataaattcaaattttagctttgggttttaattaatgatgtctaatattttaaataggttagagctgatcatgggccgGGTGGTCCGGgccggcccgaaggcccgccccaaaaatgggagggtttgggtaaaatataggccgaaatatgggcttgggcaaaaaacgagGCTGTTTAGAAAACGGGCGGGCCTCGAGTAAGAGTTTTTGGCCGGGCCTGCTCTACTtgcccaattatatattaatatatatatttttattttttaaattttttaaatttttaatataactattttttattatattgttaatttgtgtattgttttaagaattgttttagtattatttttatttgttttaatatttgtttttatgtttttaaatatatttgatttattaaatttttaaattttttatttaataaaataagaaaaaaaaattaatatgggccgggccgggccgggctcgggcttagtaattttatttcgggtcgggcttggacaaaattttaggcccattttcggCCGGGCCGGGCCTagtaaatgggcctaaaattttatattggcccggcccgacccatgatcacctctaaaatagattagttgaaacaaaatgccgccaaagtgacctcttttgtgtagattagtttatttgaaatattaagatgattatatgtttttgtgattcatgcgtttattaattgactcaaaggtaagttaatatttgacagaatttcaacgacatctgtagtgataaatgtgtgacaattataaggtattttatgtgagcaataagttagtccaaagattgattaattgtttgacataatttattgtcaatgtttgattgctacaacaagagtaccgcttactgttaatattattatacaaagacttgatattagtgttgtgtttggtatcttgagatgggattagccattatcttgaatttattgtttacttatgaatattgatgtgagcttattttttgttctataatcagctaattcatcttctactgccacaatatctgctaatataaattctatacccatgcttaatgggactaatttcAATGAATGGAAAATGCACTTATTTATAGTGTTTGGCTGTATGAACATAGACATTacactaagggaagaacaacccGCACCTCTTACTGCGGAAAACACCCCTTATGTTAAAAGGGATTTTGAGAGATGGGATCGTTCAAATTGCATaagtctaatgatcatgaagcaCAACATTTTAGAAGCCTTTAGGGGCATAGAATCTGAAAAGATTACTCAGGCCAAGGTTTCCTTGACAAAATTGAGAAACGTTTTGCTAAAAACGATAAGGTTGAAATGACATCACTTATGACTTCTTTGATGTCTGtaaagttaagggttaaggaaatTCTAAGCGATCTAAgggctatgagttttatgatcccacaattaggaatattttttagaCGAGAATTGCAACATTCtttgaggatgttgagtttgggggagaaataaggttagagacattgcttttgaggaggaattggattctaactcagttcctactatcacttttgatgatgtttagGTTTTCATACCTATTATTGATTAAGAAGTGAATCTAGAATTTTAATAAGACAATATTGAACAACTCCTtattcaagatgaggtaattATTCCAGAAGAAAAACTCAACAACCTCCAGACTGAATGTCATTAAAAAGGTCCACTAGAGAAATGGTTATAATGGCTTTAGTGGTATATTTTGACATTAACCTACATcagatgaatattaagttaatggtttctcaatggtaacattgatcatacatttatatggtgcaattAGAAAGCTTTGTGTCTAATGATGCAAAGTTAATGGTTTGCAAAGAACTTCATCTATGGGCTTAAGCAAACTTTTCgtcaataatattacaaattttaccaaatgattatcttATTTGGTTTAGAgatgaattttattgataatcgtatataccataagtttagtgggagtaaggttctatatttggttttatatgttaatggtATACTGATTGTTAATAATAAGTATAGACTCAATCAATTCCCTAAGAATGTTTTTGAGATTACAAAAATGCAttagattttttacattttagtagTGGAAAGTCTAATGTACGTTTAAGTTTGTATACATTGGAATATTGTGTACACTATTGGAATGTTAGGAGATATTTTAAGCAACCTTGGTTTGAACCATTGGTTAGCATCCAAGAAAGTTATAAGGTATTttcagagaacaaaagattacatgctcacATATCGGAGGTCTAACCATTTAGATATCATCAGGTATACAGACTCcgattttgatggaatatggatacaagattttgtcactaaggtgcaaattgtgaaaacaaATTGCAGTCTTTTATTCCAATAGCAACAAGAGCACATCAAAGTCAAAACACATAGTCTTTAAGTTCCTAgttgttaaagtaaaagttcaAACTTGTTAGGTGTCTATAAACCATATTAGGAAAAACTCCATGATTGCGGATCCGTTTACTAAGAGACTACACCCAAGGTTTTTcatgagcacattgctcatatgaGTGTAATATCATTTaaggatatttggttttagtgAGAGTTTGTacttttaaatgcttttatgttataaacacatttttagttattttagtttaaagatattaagtttattttctgcagaaataaagtttatttgctGCAGAActaaagtttatttggtttattcacactttgattttggtaaggtttgatctcactaaggAGGACGAGTTGGAAATAggcatgtttagatcatattgcatgtaatttccatgctacacatccatacttgatctatgtcatttagttgtgttaatatacatgatcatggatggatttagttacgatatatgtaacgaaagtcgccttggttctatgttaacataattaatggatgagattgttcggaataccttttggatatgatagtaaaattttgagctcataaggttatataatgacatgtaattatagagtaattagtatatatatgtggtccaagtggggattgttgaaaaatatggacatcacatatataataagggtaattacatgttattatttactatcatgataggttagcccaaattagaagtgatctaatttggttaaaattttattgggctttaattattaaataaagtatgggtcaaatatgtgtagatactctagtaattgaattctaatcaaattctgattaatgatgggctaattagaatttgattagaactaatacgtcaaggttataaatattagggttatggtccctaaATTATatacaagatatcttttctaatatcccatcattaggaaagagagagcagatattctctaaatttcttgtgtgctaatttggaagatcaaatccccaagatccGGTAAAACTTCAAGAAATTTATGGATacaggtacgcttccgcatctagttttgttcttgatttgtttttgatttatttttgatgatttgacatgataaatcctagtttattaagttttatttcagatttattttacaaatctagcAGAGATTTTGCAAATAAATTTGAAAAAAGTTTAAGAACATTCATTAATAGTCCAATAATACATTGATTCAAGATAACAGACAGACatgcaaacaaataaaataattaaatgaatactTAAAATGAATATTCAACAAAAAAAGGAAAACGTCATTCATTTAATCTAAAATCAATTAGAATatcaagaaataaaaagaaaaacttaaattTGGAGTTGTGAAAAATGAAAACCCTAATTCCGCAACAATTTTGTTTGCTTACAAGAAATTACAACAATGAGATCTAAGGTACTTGAATCATTAACTCTTAACCCCCATCAACCAACCCTTCAACCCTTCATTATACTTAAACCCTTAAATCCCGTTGCTATAGAAAATGATTTGGCAAAAGGCTAAATACCTACCACAATGGTTGTAATAGCCAACCCATCAAACACTTGAAACCCAATGTTTTAGATTTTTAATGTAAGTTTTTTTGAAACCCATTTGAGAGATCTGAGCAATGAAGAAGTTCATCATACCCAAGAGAAGTCATGGTCGAAGTTATACGATGGTTCGACATCGAATCTTTAGATCGACGTTATATAAGTTAAAAAATTGAAGGCATTTTTGTGGCTTTTGGGGAATTTTTTCGAGAAATCTAATTGAAGCATTCAAAAGAGGGAATGGAGAGTAACAATTAGGTGTCATTTCGGGCCAGAAAAATGGCCAATCATGGTGGTGTGGTCTAAATACTGTCACTTGTTTAAGATTTAACAGAAAAAGTACCAAATTAGTTGATGGAGAAAAAGTTCAGGTACCAATCTGGGGTAAAAAAACCTTAAATACCAATCTAAAAAAAGTGAAtaaatttaagtaccaaatttatatttaaccctataaaatcatataatactaaaaaatcatataaaatagtaattttataaaatgcAAAGGATTCGTAACTAAGGAAAGGAAACTTCTCAAGGCTTCTCATCGCTAAGCCAAGGCAAATCCCAAAGCCAAAAACAAATACAATCTCTCGTACCGAACCTACCAATACCACCGCCCACCGCCACCAATGGTTCCGCCGTCGTCAACACCGCCGCCAAACCCCCAACAAATCCAACAATTCCTCTCCTCCGTCCTCTCCCAACGCGGCCCTTCCGCCCTCCCTTACTCCGAAGACACCAAATGGCTAATCCGTCAACAACTCCTTTCCCTCATCTCCAACTACCCTTCCCTCGAACCTAAGACCGCCACTTTTACCCATAACGACGGCCGATCCGTTAACCTCCTCCAAGCCGACGGCACCATCCCCATGCCTTTCCAAGGCGTCACTTACAACATCCCCATCATTATCTGGCTCATGGAATCTTACCCTCGTTACGCCCCCGCCGTCTATGTCAATCCCACGCGCGACATGATCATCAAACGACCCCATCCTCATGTTTCCCCTTCTGGGTTAGTTTCGATTCCTTATTTGCATAATTGGATTTACCCAAGTTCTAATCTTGTTGATTTAGTCCTTCATTTAAGCTCTGCTTTTTCTCGTGATCCGCCTCTTTATTCGCAACGCCGCCCCAATcctaaccctaaccctagccctAGCCCCAGCCCTAACCCTTCGATTAATTCCTCCATGACGTCTACTTATGGGCAACATCCACCGCCGCCAGGACCTAGGGTGGCTGCTACGGCCGCGGCGGCAGGATACCCCCCATCACCTTATGGGAGGGTACAGCATTCGCAAGCTCGTCCTACTTCAACGGATGATGCTGCCGAGGTTTATAAGAGGAACGCAATGAATAAGTTGGTGGAG harbors:
- the LOC108486117 gene encoding protein ELC-like is translated as MVPPSSTPPPNPQQIQQFLSSVLSQRGPSALPYSEDTKWLIRQQLLSLISNYPSLEPKTATFTHNDGRSVNLLQADGTIPMPFQGVTYNIPIIIWLMESYPRYAPAVYVNPTRDMIIKRPHPHVSPSGLVSIPYLHNWIYPSSNLVDLVLHLSSAFSRDPPLYSQRRPNPNPNPSPSPSPNPSINSSMTSTYGQHPPPPGPRVAATAAAAGYPPSPYGRVQHSQARPTSTDDAAEVYKRNAMNKLVEMVHGDIIGMRKAREVEMEGMFSAQAVLRRREEEINKGLKEMQDEKEGLEQQLQVVLMNTDVLDSWIRDNEGKIKNLGKKNNNVAVDEAIHCVDVLSKQVLDSTAADLAIEDVVYSLDKAVQDGVVPFDQYLRNVRLLSREQFFHRATASKVKEAQMQAQVANMAARISHFVS